The Corylus avellana chromosome ca8, CavTom2PMs-1.0 genome has a segment encoding these proteins:
- the LOC132189105 gene encoding probable E3 ubiquitin-protein ligase RZFP34 translates to MGEVAMAIRHSESQQYLLEDMHHITCKSNNTVAIHSEQSDQECMLAEESTGSTKTAEVLEEGFMQYGCLHYRRRCRIKAPCCNEIFDCRHCHNEAKNNINVDPKHRHDIPRHQVKQVICSICDTEQEVQQVCINCGVCMGKYFCETCKLFDDDTSKKQYHCNGCGICRIGGRENFFHCYKCGCCYSILLKNSHPCVEGAMHHDCPVCFEYLFDSRNDVTVLPCGHTIHKNCLKEMRDHLQYACPLCSKSVCDMSKVWEKFDMEIAVTPMPEPYQNRMVWILCNDCGKTSKVQYHVVAHKCLDCKSYNTRQTRG, encoded by the exons ATGGGGGAAGTGGCTATGGCAATTAGGCATTCTGAGTCTCAACAATATTTGCTGGAAGACATGCACCACATAACCTGCAAAAGCAACAATACGGTGGCTATTCACTCTGAACAATCAGATCAAGAGTGCATGCTTGCTGAAGAATCAACAGGTTCTACAAAAACAGCCGAAGTATTGGAGGAAGGATTTATGCAATATgg ATGTTTGCATTATCGGCGAAGGTGCCGCATCAAAGCTCCTTGTTGCAATGAGATATTTGATTGTCGCCATTGTCATAATGAGGCAAAA AATAACATTAATGTTGATCCGAAGCATAGACATGACATTCCGCGTCATCAAGTGAAACAG GTGATATGTTCAATATGTGACACTGAACAAGAG GTTCAGCAAGTATGCATTAATTGTGGTGTATGTATGGGGAAATACTTCTGCGAGACTTGCAAGTTGTTTGATGACGAT ACATCTAAGAAACAGTATCATTGCAATGGCTGTGGAATTTGCAG AATAGGAGGGCGCGAGAATTTCTTCCACTGCTACAAGTGTG GTTGTTGCTACTCTATTCTCTTGAAGAACAGCCACCCTTGTGTGGAAGGAGCTATGCATCATGACTGTCCCGTTTGCTTCGAG TATCTATTTGATTCAAGAAACGATGTGACTGTTCTGCCATGTGGACACACTATTCACAAAAACTGCTTGAAGGAGATGCGGGATCATCTTCA ATATGCTTGCCCTCTCTGCTCCAAGTCTGTCTGTGATATGTCCAAGGTATGGGAGAAATTTGACATGGAGATTGCAGTTACACCAATGCCAGAACCTTATCAAAATAGAATG GTTTGGATTCTTTGCAATGACTGCGGCAAAACATCAAAAGTGCAGTACCATGTCGTGGCCCATAAATGCTTGGACTGCAAATCCTACAACACTCGCCAAACAAGAGGCTGA